ACACACTACAGCGACTCAAGAGGAGGATATGATGAACGAAGCCGGAAAACAATCATGGTTCGTCGCTTGGCTGGAAAGGCTTGCGCACACGAGCGAGAATGGAGTCTGCTCCCACACCTTTACGTTCTAGGCCGCTGAGCAAGCGCGGCCGCAACATCTTTATAGGGTTTGAAATCTTGTCAAGTTGGCCTGTTTTGCGTGGGCATCCGTTATGGGTCTGGCACGGAAAGGAGGTCAAGCTCTGGGGAAAAGCCcgcatggtgttgaggagttTCGAATTTCTACGAGCGCGAGTTGCGAGGCGAGATCACCGACAGACCAGGCaagcgtgtgtgtgtgagctTGTTGAGTCTGGATACGTGGTAGAAGAATAAACAGTATTCATGAAAAAGTGAGCGTTCTCTTATCTTGTCTAAACCAGTACTTTTGAGACGAGTGCGATAGTCGCGATGCATGCATGAGAAAACCTTGATCGTCCAGTACAACCAACAAAGACAACAAGACAGAAAACAGACATGAGAGTTGATGGAAAAAGAGGTTGACAGGCCGTGACGTCCCTCCCACCACGGCCGTCCAGGGCTCCACAGCAACTACTGTCGTGGGACCCAAGGAATAGAGTTGAGGGCTCGTCCAGGGGTTTGAGAGAGAAGACAGTATCAACGACGCCGGCCGGGGAAACAGAACAACTGATTCTTGACCGGGACGTCGGGAGCTCGGTGGAGTGAGAAAGAGACGGGGGAGACAGAGGGCGACTCTTAAATGTCGTCGATGTCGACCTCCTTCTTGCCGCCGGGGCCGGCGTCGGACTCCTCCTCCGAGTCGGCGTCGCCGAACTCGAAGTAGGcctcgccgtcctcgccCTGGCCGAACGAGTCGGTCTCGTTGATCTTTGCGTTCTCGGGGAGCTCGCCGTAGGACTTGAGGGTACGAGCCTCGTCGGCCGTGTACTTGAGGATGACGTCGCCCTTGTTGTCCTGGAAGTCgcggagggagaggaggataaTGTCGCCCTGGTTGATCCAGACCTTCTTGCGCATCTTGCCGCGGATCTAAATGGGAATTTGTTAGCTGGTGACATGTTCTGGGCGGGATGGTGACGTTTGAACGCGGGTCATTTCGGGTGAGGggcaattttttttttctttgtgTCACTTACGTTGGCGAGACGCTTGCTGCCGTCAAAGCACAGGGCCTCGAGACGACCGTTGCCGAGCATCTTCACGACCTGGGCGTACTCCTGGCCATCCTCCTTGAAGGTGAGCTCTCGGCGCTGGTCATCGTTCTCCTTGGTACCACGTCTGCGGTTCTTGCCGCCCTATAGAAATGGATGTGTTAGCGATGATGGGTTTCCTTGTTGTTACGCGCGGTAGGcttgtggtgatggtgggggCGGGGCATCTCGGTTCGGTTGCGCGTAGAGATGCGACGTAGAAGAGAATCAGTGGACGTTGGAGTGAGTACTGTACCTTTCCCTTGTTCTTAGGCATGTTGATAAGTTTGGGGTCTGTGTCTTTGGATTGAGAGAGAGGTGAGGTTTGGTCTGGGGaaagtggtgatgatgttgttgtgGTGTCGTTGGTTTGAGAAAGTGGATTTTTCCAAGGCGACTTTGGCTTTGGTTGCTGACTGACGGAGTTGGGCTTTGTTTGGGCGGCGGGTGGGCTTGTGATTCAGAACTAGACCCAGAATGAGTCAAAGTGTGGCGTATGACTGATCCGCTGATACTTTTGCTGGGGGCACGAACTTTGCTGTGAGTGTGGTACCCCGTTATCATGCACAACATTGACAGTGACTCTGAGGTGGCGGCTAGGATTTGTTGGCGGAGCAGAGTTCTTGCACCGCCACTGTGGCTTTTACGGGAATTGAATCTTGAACATCCAATGCCGGCTCCGAAGATGGCGACTTCATCTTTGACGACGTTTTCCCGTTCGCTCCATCGCCTGCTGTCGCATTGACTTTGCGCACGCCAATTGTAGGCGCAACAATATTCGACGAGCCTCTGACCACAAAATGGTTAGAAGCCGCTCTgccatctcatcatcatggcggtAGTTCGAGCTTCACCAGGGCCTAGACTCCTGTCATGGTCCCTAACCTCTCTCCGATGCGCCTACTCTACAACGACgacatctccatcctcaacatctacctcctctcctcctcctcgaacaGAAAAGCCGAATCTATCAAGTAGAGGCCCGTCAAATAGGGCCCCTCGAAAATCCTCACCAGAGAATGCAGACCAACCCCGAAGAAAAGGTCTAGAGGGACCGCCGGCGGCCAGGAACCCCCAATTAGACAACCCGAAGGCGCAGACCAACTTCTATATCCCCGCGCAGGCCAAGTTCTTTGTCCAGCCCAATGGAAGGCTGAGGACGACGCCCGACGTGTGGCAGTTCCTCCACGAGACGGGCATAGAATACAACAACTCGAAAGCTCTGAGGATATGGCTTGGCCCGGAACATCGACGCATTACCGACAACTTTAGCTGCAGCGTGCAGTACTCACCCGAATACATACTTCACCCATATCACCTACAATATCTAACACCGCATCAACACCCGTTAACACCAGCTATAATGGCCCAGTACCGGCAGAAATTGGTTGATGAGCAGCTTTGGATATACACCATGAATAGGGGAGGGTTCGTCGGAGTGGTAAAGGGCATCACGCAGCGGAGACTGACGTGGGCGCTGGCGAGTGCGCTGGAAGAGCTGGGACACCCGGGCACCGGGATCCGAGGGACGGTGATAGTGACGTTGGGGGATGTGCTGAAGGCAGCCCACTCCCCGGCTCACCTGTTTGGCCAAGGCGTTGCGCAGGCGATCGATAGGGAGTGGAAACAATATCTGTGGAGGAAGAAACATGAGCCGATGAAGCCGGCACGTGCTCACCGTTTCGGTTAAGGATGCTGTTTATGGAAGGTGAAAACGTTGATGGATGAGCTGCTATTGAGCTTCGACATTGTAGTCGGTAGCAAGTGAGAGACTATGCCTCCAAGGATGGGGGTACATCTCGTTGAGGATATGGATATGTCCAGGTTGTATCTGACGATCAATCAAGTCTGCGGATACAAGAAAAGCTGCAGCAAGTATATCGGAGACGATAGATGGTTTGGCtgtatattattagtctatGATACCTCACATTAGTTGTGCAATAACGTGCCCTGGACTCATGCCCTCAAAGTACTAGATACCATATGTGTTGGATGCCCCTTTCCCATGGCGCTTGCCCCTCTCTCAGGCATTTGCAAGATACGGACTTGAAGACAGTGTCCCCTTTCCAGGCCGGCTGACTGAGattgtcgccatcatcactgCAGAACTTGAGCATGGTTTCGATCTATTTGGTAGTCCCAGGTTAGCAGGGCCAAATAATCgtgtgatggatgatgggcaTGGCTGCCTATGATACCACCGCGCCGGGCGAGCTGATCGGATAAAGATGCGATGAGAGTCATCTTCTTTCCCGTCCATTTGGAGCAGCGAGCACCTTTCTCCAAGTAACCCGCTGCCCGACCtttgttttctttcttcctcttcctcagcccATCATACGCCGTCCCATAGTCAGTCCAGTTCATTGCTCTCAACTACTAACCCGCGAAACCATCCCAAACAAGCGCATGGGACCATCCCGAGCTCGCCTTTCAAGATATTCCCGCCCGCAGATCTTTTGTTCACCAGGTACTGTTCAATCTACGCTGACGATAGCTACCTAAACAAGCGACAAAGTTGAAAACATTTAGAGGCTTGACTACCCAAGGTAAACTCATCTAGGCCTTTACCTGCTTCTTCATACCCTCGTGACTATCCCTTTGATTTCTTATGATGAAGTCACCCTAAGGAATTACAACTATTTACCAGATTGCACCTGTCTCCCAAGCGCCCTGAGGATCCTGCTCGGGATGCACCCATCTCAAAGCCCCCGTTTCCTTATCAACGACGCGGGAGTAACCGCCGGGATGAGTGTAACTGGGATTGCCATTGAGTGACCAGACAGGCTGCCTAGAGAAGAATTCGCGGTGAGTCTCGGTCAGTCCTCCGACGGTGAGTGGACCTGAAGTCCCTACTTGGCATCGTCTATTGTTTGCTGCTGCCCATTGCTCGTCTGGGGATGACAAGGATAAACGGGTGGCCGAAGGCTCAGGGGAAATGAAACCAACTTGACCAAAACACGACCAATTCAACAGATTTGCGTCAACCTGGAAGGTCACTTTACGATGCCGCAATATATTCAAGTTGGGCACAATCCGCAGCCGATGACGGCGGTTGAGCTGCCAAAGTCTAAAATTCCTGGTGAACCGGATCGGTATCGTTTGACAGCAACGGGCGGCCATAGGGAGTATACCCCATCGTTGCAATCAGTGGTCACTCGTAGCTGAGGAAGCACTCTCGCAATGAATCTTGGGCTCATGTTGTTTTGGACAGCAATTTTGGTTTCGGACGCGTCTGGTTTCTGCCACTGGCCGAGCTGTTGATAGTTATCATCCCAATGTGCTGCGACTGCGCGTGGATCCTTCACCACTGCAGCAATTCATTCACTGCGTGGTTAGCTTCATCCTTCAGCTAGTCCGTTCCTACGTCAAGAGCGTCTTTCCATAGTGGTTTCTCCTAACAAACATTGTCCTCAAAACTGAGAGACAAGGCAAAGAGGAGGAGCACGGAGATCCTGATGAGCTTATGGACACTGAGATC
The window above is part of the Fusarium falciforme chromosome 3, complete sequence genome. Proteins encoded here:
- a CDS encoding Eukaryotic translation initiation factor 1A, Y-chromosomal, whose translation is MPKNKGKGGKNRRRGTKENDDQRRELTFKEDGQEYAQVVKMLGNGRLEALCFDGSKRLANIRGKMRKKVWINQGDIILLSLRDFQDNKGDVILKYTADEARTLKSYGELPENAKINETDSFGQGEDGEAYFEFGDADSEEESDAGPGGKKEVDIDDI